The Bacillus sp. Y1 genome has a window encoding:
- a CDS encoding PTS galactitol transporter subunit IIC, translated as MIKQAVDFVLDLGPSIMLPIIMTVFGLFLKQGFKRSFTAGITIGIGFIGVNLVIGLLSGAIGPAAQAMVEKLGLNLDILDVGWPIGAAISFGTPVAPLMIPLVLVLNVIMLSTNLTKTLNVDIWNFWHLIFAASVTYYAYDNMILAIAVGLIVSAITLKLADWTAPAVEHHFGLKGVSMAHSETVNFAPITYASNRILDKIPGINKIEADPETLKKKFGIFGEPLVMGLVLGLLIGFLGGYDAKGILTLGIQMSAVLILMPRMVALLMEGLIPISEGARDLINKKFPGKNVYIGLDTAIVIGTASNMAVALIMVPITLLLAVILPYNGMLPFADFAVLPFTVVWAVAAARGNIIRGIINSIVTLMIVFFIATNLADLATTMGRAVGFDFPEGATQISGIDLGSHVIPWIIVRLLDPSNPYFIGAIVAAAAYALLWYWVRNDIKKQYANEMGLDPKTLKPVITTGENGNAFKA; from the coding sequence ATGATTAAGCAAGCTGTTGATTTTGTATTAGATTTAGGTCCTTCGATCATGCTTCCAATCATTATGACGGTTTTTGGTTTGTTTTTAAAGCAAGGCTTCAAAAGGTCATTTACTGCTGGTATTACTATCGGGATTGGATTTATAGGGGTAAATCTTGTTATTGGCCTTTTATCCGGAGCAATTGGACCTGCTGCTCAAGCCATGGTTGAAAAATTAGGGCTGAATCTTGATATTCTCGATGTGGGTTGGCCAATAGGTGCGGCCATTTCATTTGGTACACCAGTTGCACCATTAATGATTCCACTAGTATTAGTATTAAATGTAATCATGCTATCTACGAATTTAACTAAGACGCTTAACGTAGATATTTGGAACTTCTGGCATCTAATCTTTGCTGCTTCTGTTACTTATTATGCTTATGACAATATGATTCTAGCAATTGCTGTGGGATTAATTGTTTCAGCTATTACACTTAAGTTGGCAGACTGGACTGCTCCAGCGGTTGAACACCATTTTGGTCTGAAGGGAGTGTCAATGGCTCATTCCGAGACAGTTAACTTTGCTCCTATCACCTACGCAAGTAACAGAATCTTAGACAAGATACCAGGAATTAATAAAATTGAGGCAGACCCTGAAACGTTAAAAAAGAAATTTGGTATATTCGGTGAACCACTTGTAATGGGGTTAGTACTAGGTCTTCTCATCGGATTCCTAGGGGGGTACGATGCAAAAGGAATTCTAACATTGGGTATACAAATGTCGGCAGTATTAATCCTAATGCCAAGAATGGTAGCGCTTTTGATGGAAGGACTTATTCCTATTTCTGAAGGAGCTCGAGACCTAATTAACAAAAAGTTCCCAGGGAAAAATGTTTATATTGGCCTTGATACAGCAATCGTAATTGGAACCGCATCTAATATGGCTGTTGCGTTAATCATGGTTCCTATCACTCTATTATTAGCTGTAATTCTTCCGTATAACGGAATGTTACCTTTTGCAGATTTTGCGGTTCTTCCATTCACTGTGGTTTGGGCAGTTGCAGCAGCAAGAGGAAATATTATTCGAGGTATTATCAATAGTATCGTAACTTTAATGATTGTATTCTTTATTGCTACTAATCTTGCAGATTTAGCAACAACAATGGGAAGAGCAGTCGGTTTTGATTTCCCTGAGGGAGCAACCCAAATTTCTGGGATTGATTTAGGATCCCACGTTATTCCATGGATTATTGTTCGCTTATTAGATCCGAGTAACCCATACTTTATTGGAGCAATTGTTGCAGCGGCTGCCTATGCTTTACTTTGGTACTGGGTACGAAATGACATTAAAAAACAATATGCAAATGAAATGGGATTAGATCCAAAGACGTTAAAGCCTGTTATTACAACAGGGGAAAATGGAAATGCGTTCAAGGCTTAA
- a CDS encoding SDR family NAD(P)-dependent oxidoreductase yields the protein MFDLTLNHKVALVTGVDDNLGAKICEKLAKAGAEVWIHRFNEEDAANLQEKILSFGGTAYVITDNLHTPEAVRSVVSKIIEKSCKIDILVNHAEKVAIESIDQLTTEKWLDTFETNLDVLFLCCQEILPFMLQVGEGTIINISSHSAETGEIGPHYAATKSALESFTRGLSREFKGRGIKVKGVCPPASLHDKKLATYEKTRIIEAMANKALLLCSPYLDYEVDELSNDNEVLKN from the coding sequence ATGTTTGATTTAACATTAAATCATAAAGTAGCACTTGTAACTGGTGTGGACGATAATCTAGGTGCAAAAATTTGTGAAAAGCTTGCTAAGGCTGGAGCAGAGGTTTGGATTCATCGCTTTAATGAGGAAGATGCTGCTAATCTTCAAGAAAAAATCCTTTCTTTTGGTGGCACTGCCTATGTAATAACAGATAACCTACATACACCTGAGGCTGTTAGGTCAGTTGTAAGTAAGATTATCGAGAAAAGTTGTAAAATTGATATACTTGTTAATCATGCAGAAAAGGTTGCAATAGAATCTATAGATCAGCTAACTACAGAGAAATGGCTAGACACATTTGAAACGAATTTAGATGTCCTATTTCTTTGTTGTCAAGAAATTTTACCATTTATGCTTCAAGTAGGTGAAGGGACAATTATTAATATATCTTCACATTCAGCTGAAACAGGAGAGATAGGACCTCATTACGCTGCAACTAAGAGTGCCTTAGAATCGTTTACTAGAGGCCTTTCTAGAGAGTTTAAGGGAAGAGGTATTAAAGTGAAGGGAGTTTGTCCGCCTGCATCTCTTCATGATAAAAAACTAGCTACTTATGAAAAAACAAGAATAATAGAGGCAATGGCTAATAAGGCTTTACTTCTATGTTCACCATATCTTGATTATGAAGTTGATGAACTAAGCAATGATAATGAGGTGTTAAAAAATTGA
- a CDS encoding sugar-binding transcriptional regulator, whose amino-acid sequence MYYNDGWTQAQIAEKLGVSRPVISKLLQKAKDEGIVKVYIKDESVHTVELERKLERYFGLNDVVVVPNNGLTGEMAKREVGQAGANYISNNMKDVKSIGISWGETLSNLVLEYPYERREEVMVVPLEGGMGVRQVQIHANQLASELAKKLHSTCTYLYAPAIVETEELKDRLMGMQDVQTVLESGRNVDIALIGIGNPFTDSTLMKLGYLQEEDLLHLREVGTVGDIGFRFFDEDGQPIHDTLNTKVIGITLEELKSVKKVIAVVEGTHKVESILGALKGKFIDVLITDELTASTILKKVNH is encoded by the coding sequence ATGTATTATAATGATGGCTGGACGCAGGCACAGATTGCCGAAAAATTAGGTGTTTCAAGACCTGTTATATCCAAATTGCTTCAAAAGGCTAAGGATGAAGGGATCGTTAAGGTGTATATTAAGGATGAAAGTGTCCACACAGTAGAGTTAGAGCGGAAGCTAGAACGATATTTTGGTCTTAATGATGTAGTGGTTGTTCCAAATAACGGATTAACCGGTGAAATGGCTAAAAGGGAAGTAGGTCAAGCTGGTGCCAACTATATTTCAAATAATATGAAAGACGTTAAAAGCATTGGGATTTCATGGGGAGAGACACTGTCTAACCTAGTCCTTGAATACCCTTATGAGAGAAGAGAAGAAGTTATGGTTGTTCCATTGGAAGGTGGAATGGGTGTGAGACAAGTGCAAATCCATGCGAATCAGCTTGCAAGCGAACTAGCCAAAAAGTTACACAGTACGTGTACTTATTTATATGCTCCGGCTATTGTTGAAACGGAAGAATTGAAAGATCGGCTGATGGGAATGCAGGATGTCCAAACCGTATTAGAAAGCGGAAGGAATGTAGATATCGCATTGATTGGTATTGGGAACCCTTTTACTGACTCCACTTTAATGAAGCTTGGATACCTTCAAGAAGAGGATCTACTTCATCTTCGGGAAGTGGGGACCGTTGGAGATATTGGTTTTCGATTTTTTGATGAAGATGGTCAGCCTATCCATGATACATTAAATACGAAAGTGATTGGCATTACCTTGGAAGAACTAAAAAGTGTTAAAAAAGTGATTGCTGTTGTTGAAGGGACACATAAAGTAGAAAGTATTTTAGGCGCATTAAAAGGGAAGTTTATTGATGTTTTAATTACTGATGAATTAACTGCAAGTACAATTCTAAAAAAAGTTAATCACTAA
- a CDS encoding zinc-dependent dehydrogenase — protein MNVVTQYSQNESKDKELRMKVAAFYDKENIRCEDRPIPSIGEDEVLIKMHACGLCGTDIHKVLDQKVPPQTVLGHEVSGEIIKVGGKVEDYQVGDRVFVAHHVPCFTCHYCKRGSYSLCDQFKQTNLDPGGFSEYIRVPALHVRHTMGRLPDGMSYEEGALVEPIACCLHGFELIDTQPGDTVFIMGAGQIGLLQIQIVKHLLASKIIVSDINPYRLEKSIEFGADEAINSQNEEVVKKVMELTNGKGADIVIISAGIQSLLPQAMECVARGGTVLVFAPFKDTDIAIPASRFFNDEIKVIGSYSSNPYNYESAIQMLRNKVFDVENMITHRFPLSELDKAIECAHNPSEKVLKVLIKP, from the coding sequence GTGAACGTTGTGACTCAGTACAGTCAAAATGAATCTAAGGACAAAGAATTACGAATGAAAGTAGCGGCCTTTTATGACAAAGAAAACATAAGGTGTGAAGACCGCCCAATTCCTAGCATTGGGGAGGATGAGGTATTAATAAAAATGCATGCATGTGGACTTTGCGGTACAGATATTCATAAAGTACTTGATCAAAAGGTTCCCCCACAAACTGTTCTAGGTCATGAGGTCTCAGGAGAAATAATTAAAGTAGGAGGCAAAGTAGAAGATTATCAAGTGGGTGACAGAGTATTTGTAGCCCATCATGTTCCGTGTTTCACATGTCATTATTGCAAAAGAGGTTCATACAGCCTTTGTGATCAATTTAAACAAACAAATCTTGACCCAGGTGGTTTTTCAGAATATATTCGTGTTCCCGCTTTACATGTAAGACACACGATGGGGCGACTCCCGGATGGGATGAGTTATGAGGAAGGTGCGCTCGTTGAGCCAATCGCCTGCTGTCTCCATGGGTTTGAATTAATTGACACTCAACCTGGAGATACAGTCTTTATTATGGGTGCTGGCCAAATTGGCCTTCTTCAAATTCAAATCGTAAAGCATTTGCTTGCATCAAAGATTATTGTTAGCGATATAAATCCTTATCGTCTCGAGAAATCAATAGAATTTGGAGCGGATGAAGCAATAAACAGCCAAAATGAAGAAGTAGTTAAAAAGGTAATGGAGCTAACAAATGGAAAGGGAGCAGATATTGTTATTATTTCAGCGGGAATTCAGTCACTTCTTCCTCAAGCAATGGAGTGTGTAGCAAGAGGTGGTACTGTATTAGTTTTTGCTCCATTTAAAGACACAGATATAGCCATACCAGCTTCCAGGTTTTTTAATGATGAAATAAAAGTAATTGGTTCTTATTCATCTAATCCATATAACTATGAGAGTGCCATCCAAATGTTAAGAAATAAAGTGTTTGATGTAGAAAATATGATTACCCACCGTTTTCCATTATCAGAGCTTGATAAGGCAATTGAATGTGCACATAATCCATCTGAAAAGGTTTTAAAAGTACTAATAAAACCGTAG
- a CDS encoding PTS sugar transporter subunit IIB → MAKKILVSCGTAVATSTVVAKKIEETLKNKGINVIVEQCKASEVPSKARGADLIVTTTPVSDTGDTPVIQTISFLTGVGIDADIQKIISYIE, encoded by the coding sequence ATGGCAAAGAAAATCTTAGTATCTTGTGGAACAGCGGTTGCAACATCAACTGTAGTAGCGAAGAAGATAGAAGAAACACTAAAGAACAAAGGCATAAATGTTATTGTTGAACAATGTAAAGCATCTGAGGTACCTTCAAAGGCCAGAGGAGCAGATTTAATTGTTACGACTACACCGGTTAGTGATACTGGAGACACACCAGTTATTCAAACGATTTCTTTCCTTACAGGAGTTGGAATTGATGCTGATATTCAAAAAATTATTAGCTATATTGAATAA